CCTCTTCTGGATCCTCGGCTGTACGCTCGGCGCGATCGTCTTCGCTATTCTCGTCCTCTATTTCACGGTGAAGGGTGCGCTTGACCGGGGCATTGATCTTGCTGCCGGGGACGCCGCCCGGTCGCTTCCCGCCGAACGTGCCGCCGCGAAGGCCGAAGGGTTGCCGCTGACTCCGGCTGAGCTCTTCGCCGACCGTGAGAAGGTCCGAGACGAGGACAACGCCGCGCCGATCTATCTGAAGGCCATCGCCGAGATGAAGGCGGTGAGGACGAAGAACCGTTCGGCCGTCTATGACAAGATGACGGCTGCCAGAGCTCTGCTCAAGGGCGACCAGACGGGGATTGCTCCCGCCAAGGACCTCTTGTCGGGTTACGCTGAGCCGCTCACTCTTGCGGAAGGGGCGGTCCTCAAGCCCAGGTGTGACTTCCACCGGAACTGGAACGACGGCCTGGTGATGCTCTTGCCCGAACTGGCAGACCTCAAGACGATGTCCAGGCTGTTCGCCTTGCGGGCCATCTTGAGGGCCCAGGCCAAGGATTTCTCTGGGGCAGAAGACGACCTGAGAACGGCGCTCAAGGTCGCTGCCCATACCGCCGACGAGCCCGGACTCATTCAGATGCTGGTCGGAATGGCCTGCGCGACCGATGCTCACGCCGCTATCCGCCAGATCGCCGTCCTCTGCCGCAAGACTCCGCAAGAACTTGCGCAGCTTGCTCTCGTTGAGGGTCTCACCCCACCCCTCGACCCCGTTTCCGCCATAAAGGCCGATTGCGTGGCGGACGTGACCTCGATTCGCGACATCCCAAAGATCGTGAACGACCCGATCATGGAGGTGAGCCCCATGGAGAAGGCGTTCGCGACCAATCCCAAGCTGATCCAAGCGGGCGAGGCACGAACGATCCGGTACTGGCGAGAAGTGCTGAGGGTGGTTCGGTCCGGAAAGAGCGGCCCCGAGATCCTGAAAGGTCTGGACAAGCTGGACGAGCAGGAGATAAGCCCGGACCTGGTGCTCAGTGCTCTTGGTGCCCTCGATTCGGCCGCCCCAGCCTCCGCGAGGAGCGGGCAGGAGAGCATCCTCCGCTATCGGACCATGCGAGCGCAAACGAGAGCGTTTCTGGCTGTACTCGCCTATCACGCCGAGCACCACCGCTGGCCGAAAGCGCTTTCCGAGATTGCCTTAGTGGGTGACGATGAGATCGCCGCCAAGCCGCTGCAGTACAAGGCGCTGAGGAACGGCTTCAAGATTTGGGGCGTCGGCAAGAACCGCAAGGACGACCGCGGAGTGTTCGGCAAGACTCAGGACGAAGGGGATCAGCTGATCTGGTATGAGGAAGGGAAGGGCCTGATCCAGCCTCTGAAGAAGAAGTAGGTTGGCTTTGGTTGTGCGCCTTTGGGAGAGACGCTTTTGGGAGTGCGCGGGCTTGCCCGCGCTTTGACTCGCACTCGAGACAACAAGCAGTTTGGAAGATAGCCCCGCGCGAAGCTAGCTTGTGGGATTGCGCGGGCTTGCCTGCGCTTTTCCCTAGAACTCGTCAAACACCTTGACTCGCGACGTGTCCATACCCATCACCGATTCATAGAGGGGGCGGTCCGCCTTGAGAAAGAACCATGAGGCAGAACACCAACGGTACTCGCTGGCAATACGGACGAGGCCGTGCTTGACTGGATTGTTGTGGACGTAGGCCAGACGCGCAAAGTACGACTTCTCGTAAGTGAGCCGGGTGTCTCAGCTTCTATACCAGACCTGCCTTCCAGTTGCGCTTTGGCGCTTGTTGAGCTCGATCGCTGTGAGCCCATGCACCTTGCTGGTTAGTGTCCTTACAGCGTTCGGACGATCTGGGGAAAAGCCAACCAAGTGATAGTGATTGGAGAATACCGCCCATGCCTGGAGCTGCCAGCCCTGTTCTTCGGCGACCGAGAGGAGCGTGTCGTGAAGCAGCCTCAGGCTTTCTGAATCTTTGAAAAGGTGCTCTTTATGATAAGTGCCGGCCGTAATGATGTAGGTGCCAGGATGATCGACGATCTTTGAAGGCGCATGCGGCCAGCTCATCGGTGGCGACGACATTTCTGATTATGATCTGGAGTTGTGGGATCTCCTGTAACCTAAAGCGCGAGAAAGCTCGCGCACTCCCAAAATGCTCAACGTAAGGTCAAAGCGCGAGCAAGCTCGCGCACTCCCAAACACCACCATAACCTCACTCAAACACCACT
This genomic stretch from Armatimonadota bacterium harbors:
- a CDS encoding transposase produces the protein MSSPPMSWPHAPSKIVDHPGTYIITAGTYHKEHLFKDSESLRLLHDTLLSVAEEQGWQLQAWAVFSNHYHLVGFSPDRPNAVRTLTSKVHGLTAIELNKRQSATGRQVWYRS